A stretch of DNA from Oxyura jamaicensis isolate SHBP4307 breed ruddy duck unplaced genomic scaffold, BPBGC_Ojam_1.0 oxyUn_random_OJ70157, whole genome shotgun sequence:
GTCCCCGGTGCCCTGCAGAAAGAGGCGTCACGGAGGGGCAcggccgggacccccccggtgGGGCACACCTGGGGCGAGCTGAAGGTGCCCCCCCGCGTCCTGCCCCTGGGGGTGACGTGAGCGTGGACGGGCCTGGCtggggtgccggggggctgctgccacttattttatttatttaaaaaacgACTTCAGGGCTGGGCAGGTCTTGGTGTGCGTCCCTTGGACCTGGGCGCTGCACTTCCTGCTCAGGCAATGGCATCCTGCTCGGGCGGAGCTGCCacgtgtccccgtgtccccacgggGCCTGGGGGCGCGCTCAGCACCACCGCGGGACCTGAGCGCTCCGGCAGCGCCCCGAGGGCTGTCCGTGGTCAAGGAGCGCTGCCGTGAGcgagcctcctcctccccgggcCGTGCGAGGACGCTGCCCAGCGGGACGCCCCGAGGGTCCCGGGGGTCGCTCCTGCCTGGCTTGTTGCAGGCCCCTGGGTGAGCAGCGGTGCTGGGCCAGCTGGGCCTGCCTGCTGGGACACTGGGGCTCAGTCCAGTCTGGGGGGGGACaaggggaggatgaggaggggctgaggatGGCAGAAGGGCTCCCGCAGCAAAGCAGGCCCTCAGGGGACAGGATGGGGCCGCCCGCCTCCCCCTCGTGCGGGGCTGTGCCCTGCCATCCCCCCGGCTCAGCGGGGCTCCAGGCTCCAGCTCTCACCCGCCGCTtcccctctgtgctgccaggTTCTCCCCGGCCCCAGTCTGATGCCCGTCCCGCCGTGCAATGAGTCTATGAGCCCCCTCCGGATCAGCGTGGGCGGCCTGCCTGTCCTCGCGTCCATGACCAAGGGCGCCGACCCCCGGTTCCGACCGCGCTGGAAGGCCATCGTGCTGTCGTCAGCCTGCGTGGGCTtcgtgctgctgctcttctgcttgCACCGGCCCTCCCCGGCGCGGCCCGTCACGCCCAATGCTCACAACTGGCAGCTCCGGCTGCGGGCAGAGGACCGCTACAACGACACCTACccgctgtcccccccccagaGGAACCCCGAGGGCGTGCGCTACCGCATCGGGGTCATTGCGGACCTGGACACTCAGTCCCGGGGCTCTGAGGAGCACACCTGGTTCAGTTACCTGAAGAAGGGCTACCTGGTGCTGTCGGCCAGCGGGGACAGCGTGACGGTGGAATGGGACAAAGAGGAGAGCGTGCTGCGGTCCCACCTGGCCGAGAAGGGCAGGGGCATGGAGCTCTCGGAGCTCGTCGTCTTCAACGGGAAGCTGTACTCCGTGGATGACCGGACGGGGGTGGTCTACCAGATCGAGGGCAGCAAGGTGGTGCCCTGGGTGATCCTCTCGGATGGGGACGGCACCGTGGGGAAAGGTGAGCCTCCGGGGCTGCCCCGCTCGCtccgcctgctgctgcaggcacggAGCGGTGAAACCCTCGTCCCTTGTCACCTCTTTGTCACCTCGCGAGCCtggccaggctgggggggggctgcatGCAGCGCTGAGCTGTCCCTTGTGGCACCGTGGGGAGCGGGGACGTGGGGTGGCCTAACAGCCGCGTGCTGGCCGGGCCCCGGCCGGGCTCGTGCCGCTCTCTCTGCTGCAGGCTTCAAGGCGGAGTGGCTGGCGGTGAAGGACGAGCACCTGTACGTGGGGGGCCTGGGCAAGGAGTGGACCACGACCACGGGCGAGGTGGTCAACGAGAACCCCGAGTGGGTGAAGGTCATCGGCTACAAGGGCGACGTGGGCCACGAGAGCTGGGTGGCAAACTACAACGCGCTGAGGGCTGCGGCTGGGATCCGACCCCCAGGTACTGAGCCGGGCTCCCTCCCGTCACCGCGCGCCCCTCGCCCTGCTTGGGGCCGGGGTGAGATGTAAAGGGGGCTGGGGAAGCCGGGGCTTGCCCTGCCCAGTGCTCTCCCCTCTGTCCATGCTGGGAGCAGCTCGGGTGGCTCGGCTGGTGCCGGGGCAGTGGGAGGGGGGCAGCGCCCGGCAGGAGGAAGCGGCAACGTTCACAGCTTTGGTCTGCGTGGGGCTGTCCTGTCCTCCCCGTGGGGCTGTCCTGTCCTCCCCATGGCCGTGTCTCTTTGAGTGGGGCTGGGTCCTGCCCCCGCAGGCGGGTgtctgcagcctggcagggtgctgctgccccgtGCCACGCGTCCCCACTCCCCGCTGTAGGTTACCTGATCCACGAGTCGGCCTCCTGGAGCGACACGCTGCAGCGCTGGTTCTTCCTGCCGCGCCGCGCCAGCCACGAGCGCTACAACGAGAAGGCAGACGAGCGGCGAGGCACCAAcctgctgctcagctccagccagGACTTCGGGGACATCACGGTGGGGCGGGTGGGTGAGGTGGTCCCCACCCACGGCTTCTCCTCCTTCAAGTTCATCCCAGACACGGACGACCAGATCATCGTGGCGCTGAAGTCGGAGGAGGACAACGGCAAGATCGCCAGCTACATCATGGCCTTCACGCTGGACGGACGCTTCCTCCTGCCGGAGACCAGGATTGGGAGCGTGAAATACGAGGGCATTGAGTTTATTTAACAGACTTCGCACTGGaccgggggggcggggaggacgggggctgcggggcaggcCCTGCGCTCGGTG
This window harbors:
- the CANT1 gene encoding soluble calcium-activated nucleotidase 1, which gives rise to MPVPPCNESMSPLRISVGGLPVLASMTKGADPRFRPRWKAIVLSSACVGFVLLLFCLHRPSPARPVTPNAHNWQLRLRAEDRYNDTYPLSPPQRNPEGVRYRIGVIADLDTQSRGSEEHTWFSYLKKGYLVLSASGDSVTVEWDKEESVLRSHLAEKGRGMELSELVVFNGKLYSVDDRTGVVYQIEGSKVVPWVILSDGDGTVGKGFKAEWLAVKDEHLYVGGLGKEWTTTTGEVVNENPEWVKVIGYKGDVGHESWVANYNALRAAAGIRPPGYLIHESASWSDTLQRWFFLPRRASHERYNEKADERRGTNLLLSSSQDFGDITVGRVGEVVPTHGFSSFKFIPDTDDQIIVALKSEEDNGKIASYIMAFTLDGRFLLPETRIGSVKYEGIEFI